In Phalacrocorax aristotelis chromosome 6, bGulAri2.1, whole genome shotgun sequence, one DNA window encodes the following:
- the LMO4 gene encoding LIM domain transcription factor LMO4, translating into MVNPGGSSQPPPVTAGSLSWKRCAGCGGKIADRFLLYAMDSYWHSRCLKCSCCQAQLGDIGTSCYTKSGMILCRNDYIRLFGNSGACSACGQSIPASELVMRAQGNVYHLKCFTCSTCRNRLVPGDRFHYINGSLFCEHDRPTALINGHLNSLQSNPLLPDQKVC; encoded by the exons ATGGTGAACCCCGGCGGCAGCTCGCAGCCGCCCCCGGTGACGGCGGGCTCCCTCTCGTGGAAGAGGTGCGCCGGCTGCGGGGGGAAGATCGCCGACCGCTTCCTGCTCTACGCCATGGACAGCTACTGGCACAGCCGCTGCCTCAAGTGCTCCTGCTGCCAGGCCCAGCTGGGGGACATCGGCACCTCCTGCTACACCAAGAGCGGCATGATCCTCTGCAGAAACGACTACATCAG GTTATTTGGAAACAGCGGTGCTTGCAGTGCCTGTGGACAGTCCATTCCTGCTAGCGAGCTGGTCATGCGGGCGCAGGGCAACGTATATCATCTTAAG tgttttacatGCTCTACCTGCCGGAATCGCCTGGTCCCCGGAGATCGGTTTCACTACATCAATGGCAGTTTATTTTGTGAACATGATAGACCTACAGCTCTCATCAATGGCCATTTGAATTCACTTCAGAGTAATCCACTACTGCCAGACCAGAAG gTCTGCTAA